The sequence GGTTGACGATCACGGGTTTCGTGGACCGGGTGGGTGACCCGGTGCCGATCGCGGGACCGGACGGTCTGGGACGGCCCGCCGAAGTGCTCACCGCCGCGGCGATCAAGAGTATTGCGGCGGCCACGGCCGATCGGTTTCCGTCCGCTCCGCCGATGGTGGTCGGGTATCCGGCCGCGTGGTCGTCCCACCAGAGGACGGTTCTGGACGCGGCATGTCGCGATGCCGGGCTCCCGTCGGACCTGCGATCGGAAACGGACGTTGTGTGCGCGTTGGCGCGTCTCCGCGAGCTCGAGGACTACCCGAAGGCCGGATTGCTCGCGATCGCCGACCTCGGAGCGTCGGGGACCACCGTCGCCGTGGTCGATGCCGTCGACGGCACGACGGTCGGCGACGCGGTCCGTATCGAGGAGCCGGCCGGCAACGATCTCGACCACGCGGTGATGCGATACGTCCTCGGCGAGACGATCGATGACCCGACGGTCATGGTCGCAGCTGATCCGAATCTCACATCGGCCCTCACGATCCTCCGTCGGCGGTGCGTCGCTGCCAAGGAAGAGCTCTCGCGGTCGACAGTTGCGGTGGTAGACGTCGACCTCCCTGTCTACCGCGGTGGTGTCCGGATCACGCGGACCGAGCTCGAAGACCTTCTGGTGCCTTCGCTCGGTCGGCCTCCTTCGGCGATCAGGGAGATCCTGGCGCGCGCGGGGCGGTCGACGTCCGAACTCACCGCGCTGGCCGCCATCGGTGGAGGCGCGTCGGTAGGACTGACCACGCAACACCTGTCCGGCGAGTTTCACCTCCCGATACTGGTCGACGAAGATCCGGCGACCTCGGCGGCGCGCGGGGCTGCCATGCTGGCGGCAACACGGGCCCGGCCGGTGGTCGCCCCGGTCGCCTCGGTCGGGTGGGTCGGTACGGCGGCGTCCCCGACCGCGACCTCGGCTGAACCGGATTCCGACCCGTCGCCGACGGGACCGCGCCCCGGGCGGGCGGGTGCCACCTCGAAGCCCACGGCATCATCTGATCCGTCGTCCGCCAGGTCGGTCCTCGACGACGGGCCCGACAGCCGAGTCCCCGAGACCGGCGCCGATTCCGCAATGTCCGGTCCTGTGCTGCGCTTCGCCGACGATGCGCCGCACGCAGCACCTGACGAGGACCCTTCGCCACCGAAGACACGGCGACGGGCCGCCATCATCGTGGGGGCGGCGGTCGCTCTGGTGGTGACGGTCGGTGGTTCGGCGCTTGCGATGTCCGGCGGGGACAACCCGACCACGCCCACCGAAGCGCCGACATCGGTCACGACGACCGAGACCCCGACGTCAGCTCCTGACGTCGAGAACGGGGTGACGGACGAGCCGCCAGTCGTCACCCAACCGGAGGAGACGGCACAGCAGAGCACCCCGGAGGTACCGATTCCCGAGGTGCCGTCCGAGATCAGCACGCCGCAGGTCGGTTCAGGTGGCACCGATGCGGGAAACAACGGTGGCACCGACTCAGGAACTGGCAGCGGCACCGGCACGGGAACGGGCAGCGGCACCGATTCGGGAAACAGCGGTGGCGCCGGCACCGATGATGGCGCCGGTTCCGGCGGTGGCACCGATCCGAACGTGAGAACGGGCAATGGGACCGATGCCGCAGAGTGATCGACCGCGGTCGGCCGGCACATCGTCACGCGAGGTGCTGTGCCAATCGATCGTGGTGCCGCTGATCTCCGAATCCCGGCGACCGGCGACGCGACTCATCATCGGACTGTCCGGTTCCGGTAAGACCCGCCTGCTGCACGCGGTGGGGAACCGACTGTGTGAGCACGGGTTCACAGTCGTAGCCGGATTACGTTGCACGGAAACAGATGTCGACGTGCTGCTGATAGACGACCTCGATCAGCTCGGGGACGCTGACCTTGATGCCCTCACCGAGCTGGTGTATCAGGGGACGCACATCGTGATCGCCGCGACCCGCCCCCGGCGGCGCCGTTCCCGACTCCAATCCACGATCGGAGCACTCACCCGCGAAGCCCCGGCCGTGCGGCTCGGTGCGCTGTCCCATGGCGAGATCGCGGACCTGGTGGTCCAGCACGCCGATCCCGCACTCTCCCCGCACGTCCATGAGCTCACCGCCGGAGTTTCGTGCCTCGTCGACGCAGCGGTCGCGTCGCTGGCGGCCGGTCCCGACGGTGCGCTCCCGGATGCGGCTGTCGTCCGTGAGATTCGCGAGCGACTCGGCACCTGCACCGAAACCGAGCTCACGGTCATGGCGTTGATGACTCTCGGTGTCGACGTGGGCACCACCGACGTCGCCGAGGTGCTGGATCTGGATTTCGATCGAGCCGCCGAAGTCCTCGATGTGGTTCGATGCCACGGCCTTCTGGATGGCGGTGACCTTCTCACCGCAGAGGTACACCGCCAGGCCATCGCCACCCTCGGCCGCCGTCGAACCGCCCAGGTCGAGCGTTCACTCGAAGAACTCTGGCGTCGCAACGGCGGCATCACGACACACCTGTCAGCGAAGCTGTCCGCTGACGGCGTGGAACGGTCCGTCGATGCACGCCTGGACGAGGTCGCCGAGCTCATCCGCGCCGGTACCCTGACCGGCGTCGGCGGTCTTCTCGACGCGCTGTGGCCGATGGTCGATGACAGACAACGTGTGCGGGCCACCGATCTGGCGGCGGTGACAGCGCAGCTGAACGGCCATGCCGAGCGCGCCGCCTGCCTCACGCAATGGTCCTCAGACCACACATCGCCCGATGCCATCGGCAGCGCGACCCGAGCGCGATGGGCCGTGATCGCGGCCGCCGGTGGCGATCTGCGGGATCTGGGCGAGTTCGCCGACCCCGGTCTCGCAGGCATCGGTCCGCAGACGTCGGCGACCGTGGAAGTGATGGTTGCGCGGGGGCTGGCGTCGTCGATGTTCGGGTCCTCCCCCGCTGCCCTGCACACACTCATCCGAGCTGCCGGCATCGACCGTGAGTGCGCGGCCACCCGCATCTGCGCCGACACGGCGGCGGCCACCGCCGCACTCCTCGCCGTGCACACAGGAAATCTGAAGAGGGCGCGAACCGTCTTGTCTCGCGCTCCGGTCGCCGATCTTCCGACGTACCACAGCCGGCGGCACCAGATCTTGCTGATCTGGGTGGCCTTGTTCGAAGGTGACGTGGAAGGTGCCGCCTCGGAGCTCGACGCGCTCGTCGAGACGTCCGGCCAGTCGGTCGTCCGGCCACCCCGTGATGCACTCGCGTTGGCGGCACTTCGGGTGGCGATCGCCCGCCGACGCGGAGATGAGGCGGTCATCCTCTCCGTCTTGCCAGAAGCGATCGACGTGCTGGGCGAATACACGGTGGATGTCTTCGGCCTCTTGTTCGTGGGTGAGATACGGATGGCCGCTGCGCAGGTCGGGTGGTCGGACAGGATCGCCACCACGGTCGGCGACGTCGCGCGCCTGATCGGTCAGCTCGGTCCCTCGTCGCAGTGGTCGGTGATCGCGCACTGGCACGGCGTTCACGCCGCCATCAACGCGAACGCACCGACCGACGTCGTTCCGGCCGCACATGCCTTGGCCGACGCTGGGAGGACGAATCCGTACGCGGCGGTACTCGCCCGGGCCGGCAGGGTGTGGGTCGAAGTACTCGGAGGCGATGTCGACATCGAGCGAGTTTCTTCTGCGACAAGAGAACTCGAGGCAAACGGACACATCTGGGACGCCGCGCGGCTGGCGGGACAGGCGGCCCTGTCTGCGTCGGACACCCGGACCAGCGGGGCGATGCTCCAGCTTGCGCGGTCACATCGCGTCCACTCCGCGGCCACGAGCGCGGCGACGCCGGTGCAGGTGAGATCAGCGGTCGCCGTGCTCAGCGAACGCGAACGCGAGGTCGCGAACCTGCTGTTGTCGGGGATCACCTACCGGGATATAGGCGAACGCCTCTTCATCTCGGCGAAGACGGTTGAGCATCACGCCGCCCGTATCCGACGCCGTATCGGCGCCGACACGCGCTCCGAGATGTTGACGATGCTGCGGGCGATGCACCTCGGACAGGATCTCGCGGTGTGACGACGTTGTCATACCGCGGGTCCACACTCGGACGCCAGACCGCGGTCCGCGCCCCGCGCCTCCAGATGCCGGAAGCCTGCCTCATTCTCCCGTGGCGGCGCGGTTGGGAGGCGTCATACCCAGGGCGCTGACCGCAGCCAGCGCGGCTACCCCTCCGAGCACGAACCAGGCTTCCTGGAAGGCGCTGTGGGCGGCCGCATATCCGACCGGTGCGCCGATGACGGCGACCAACAGGCTGACACCCAGCGCCATTCCGATCTGTCGGCTCATGTTCACCACAGCACTTCCGGTCGCGGACTGAGACGCCGGGAGGTCTGCGGTGGCCGACGACAGGATCGACGGAAGTGCCAGCCCGACACCGATACCGCCGATCAACCAGCCCGGCAGGATCTCGGTGGCGTAGTCGGGCGTCGCGTCCACGGACAGCGCGATGGTCAGGCCGCCGAGTCCGAACAGGACGCAGCCCGCGGACACGAGAACCCCCACCGGAATACGTGCACTCAACCGATGCGCGACCGCCGCGAAGATCGGTACCATCAGCGGACCCGTCGAGACCGCGAATCCGGTCTTGATCGCCGAGTATCCCCAGACCTGCTGCAGCCAGAGGATGTTCGCGAGCAACGCGCCGGCAAACGGAATCGCGAAGAGTACCGCGGTGATGTTGGAGAAGGAGAACGCTCGCACTCGCAACAACGCCGGGTCGATGACCGGCTCCGGATGTCGTGCCGAGCTGATCATGAAGGCGACGAATGATGCGATTGCCACGACCCATGCTCCGATGACCATCCCGTCCGCCCATCCCCACTCAGGCCCTTGCACGAGACCGAAGGTCAAGGCGCCGATCGAGATCGCGAGCAATGCGGCGCCGAGGACGTCTGGCAGATCGGTCACCGCGTCATTTCGTGACCGACTGAGCACGAGCGCGCCTGCCACCAACGCGGCGACGCCGACGGGGACGTTCACCAGGAACACCCAGCGCCATGAGGCCTCCACGAGCAACCCGCCGACCGCGGGACCCAGTGCCGCGGCGAGAGCACCGGTGGCCGCCCAGATTCGTACCGACCGGGCACGTACTTCGAGCGGCATCGTCGAGACCACCAACCCGAGACTGGCAGGTGTGAGGATGGCCGCACCCACTGCCTGCAGGCACCGGAACGCGACCAACCACCAGACCCCGTCCGCCGCAGCACATGCGCCACTCGCAACGGTGAAGATCGCCAACCCCAGCAGGAAACCGCCCTTGCGCCCGTATCGATCGACGATCCGGCCTCCGGGCACCAACAGCGCGGCATAGATGATCGTGTAGGCATTCAACACCCACGACAGTTCGGACAGCCCTACACCGCCGAAGTCGCGGCCGATGTCATCGAAGGCGACGTTCACGATGAAGACGTCGAGGCTCGCCATGAACGCCGCCAGCGACAAGATCAGCAGCACCACACCTGGCCGGCCCGGCCCCTTCGAATCGGTACGAGGTTGCGCGGCACTGTTCGCCACCGGGTCGATTGCCGTCATGGTTGTCCTCCAGTGATGTTCTGTCGTACCGAAGTGATGGATCGGCCGGCCTCGTCTCGCATGCTGACGTCGTCGACAGACCAGCGGCCCGAAGTCGACAGAGTGCGGGAATGGACGTGCACCGCGCAGAACGTGGGCGCCAGCGCGGGGTCGGTGAGTTGTTTCACGAAACTGATGTAACCAGAGTTGAGTTCTTTGATGCAACTCACTAGTATCGGCTCATGCGCCGCGCGTCTTTCACCGAGATGAACTGTTCAGTGGCCCAATCCCTCGAGATCGTCGGAGAGTGGTGGACGCTGCTGATCATTCGCGATGCCCTGTTCGGCGTGACCCGCTTCGACGAGTTCTCGACCCGGCTGGGTATAGCGCGTAACGTCCTCACCCAGCGTCTCGACACGCTTGTCGAACACGGTGTGCTGGTGAAGGAGCCATACCAGGACAAGCCGATTCGCTATGACTACCGGCTGACCGACAAGGGTCGCGATCTGTGGACGGTGATCGCCGCGTTGCGGCAATGGGGTGACAAATGGACGGCCGCAGACGGGCCGCCGGTGATCACCACGCACCGTGGCTGTGGGCACACGATGACCGTCGAGCCGGCGTGCTCCGAGTGCGGCGAACCGGTCACTCGTGGATCGCTCCGCGTGCACGCAGGGCCCGGCTCGCGCAGCGACCCATTTCCGGAGCGTCACTGACCAGCGGAGGCCGACGGTCCGCGGACCGGCAATCATTCTGTCCCAGCGTCTATCGCTGAGCGGCCAGCACCGCTGCGAGTCCTTCTTGCAGGTCTTTGACGAAATAGTCGGGAACCTCCAGCGATGGGAAATGTCCCCCGGCGTCAGGTGAATTCCATCTGACGATCTGTCGGTATCGCTGCTCCGCCCAGGGGCGTGGATACTTCTCGATGTCGCGTGGATAGATGGTGATGGCGGATGGGACATCGACACGAAGTTCTGGGTCGAGCGAGTTGTGGCTCTCGTAGTAGATCCGGGCCGACGATGCGCCGGACCGTGTCAGCCAGTACAGGGTGACGTTGTCGAGGAGTCTGTCCCTGGAAATCGTCTCGAACGGGCTGTCTTGGGTGTCTGTCCATTCCGCGAACTTGTCGAGGATCCAGGCGAGAAGCCCCACTGGCGAGTCGACGAGCGAGTAGCCGATGGTTTGCGGACGGGTCGACTGCTGTTTCGCGTATGCCGCACGGTGGCGCCAGAAATCGCGGGTCTCCTCGGTCCACCTACGCTCGGCCGCCGTGAGTCCGTCCGTGGTCAGCCCGGGCGGCGACTCGGCGAACGTCGTATGGATGCCGAGCACGTGTGCCGGGTACCGACCGCCGAGGACCGTGGTGATGTTGCCTCCCCAATCGCCACCATGGGCCAGGAATTGGCGGTAGCCGAGCCTGTCCATCAGCTGTACCCATGCGGCCGCGGTCTTTTCGGTCCCCCACCCTGTGGTGGTGGGTTTGTCGCTGTAACCAAAACCCGGCAACGACGGGACGACGATGTGGAATGCCGGTGCGGCCGCATCGTTCGGATCGCTCAGTTCGTCGACGACGTCGACGAACTCGGCAATGCTGCCCGGCCAGCCGTGCGTCATGATCAGCGGCGTGGCATCGGCGCGCGCAGACCGGCGGTGTAGGAAGTGGATTCCCAGATCGTCGATGGTCGTGTGGAACTGACCGAGCCGGTCAAGACGTGTTTCGAATGCCCGCCAGTCGTATCCGCAACGCCAGTAGTCCACCAGGTCGACGATGTCGGTGAGTGGCACTCCCTGGTCCCATCGGCGAGGGTCGGGCGCAGCTCGATGGACCGTCTCGGCTTCGGGCAGTCGTGTGGCGGCCAGTCGCCCGCTGAGGTCGTCGAGTTCGGCGTCAGCCGCATGGGATGTGAACGCGCGCACGGCGCTGGACGTCTGTGTGGACATCGGCTCTCCTGGGCTACGGCGGAACGCGGGTCGAGTTATAGAACCGCCTAAGACGGTTCTATCAGTATGCCCGGTGCTGCGCAACCGGCTAAGGTGGTTCCATGACCGCGCAGGTTCCTGAGTTCCGTCTCGGCAATGTGCTGGCGACCAGCTTCACCGGGACGCTGAGTGAGCGGCATGGCGAGCCCGTGGAGCGCATCCCCACGCCGTCCCGCCTCGTCGACTGGCTGGCGGTGTACGGCCTCGAGGTCGCGTCCTGCACCCCCACCGAGCTCGAACTCGCTCGGCAACTGAGGGAAGCGCTGCATGCCGCCATGACTGCGGCTGCTGTCGAGGACGCCCTACCCGCGTCTGCGGTTCGCGTGATCAACGAACGCAGCGCGCAGGGACGGGCCGCGGCCATCCTGACGCCCGACGGCCATCGGCAGTGGCGGCTCGGCTCGGGCTCCGGCATAGAGGACGCCCTTGGCGTGATCGCCGCCGACGCGATCAGCATCATCGCAGGCGAACGAGACGGAAAACTGGCCTTATGCGCATCGCCGACCTGCCAGGCCGCCTTCTTCGA is a genomic window of Gordonia sp. SID5947 containing:
- a CDS encoding DHA2 family efflux MFS transporter permease subunit, which encodes MTAIDPVANSAAQPRTDSKGPGRPGVVLLILSLAAFMASLDVFIVNVAFDDIGRDFGGVGLSELSWVLNAYTIIYAALLVPGGRIVDRYGRKGGFLLGLAIFTVASGACAAADGVWWLVAFRCLQAVGAAILTPASLGLVVSTMPLEVRARSVRIWAATGALAAALGPAVGGLLVEASWRWVFLVNVPVGVAALVAGALVLSRSRNDAVTDLPDVLGAALLAISIGALTFGLVQGPEWGWADGMVIGAWVVAIASFVAFMISSARHPEPVIDPALLRVRAFSFSNITAVLFAIPFAGALLANILWLQQVWGYSAIKTGFAVSTGPLMVPIFAAVAHRLSARIPVGVLVSAGCVLFGLGGLTIALSVDATPDYATEILPGWLIGGIGVGLALPSILSSATADLPASQSATGSAVVNMSRQIGMALGVSLLVAVIGAPVGYAAAHSAFQEAWFVLGGVAALAAVSALGMTPPNRAATGE
- a CDS encoding epoxide hydrolase family protein gives rise to the protein MSTQTSSAVRAFTSHAADAELDDLSGRLAATRLPEAETVHRAAPDPRRWDQGVPLTDIVDLVDYWRCGYDWRAFETRLDRLGQFHTTIDDLGIHFLHRRSARADATPLIMTHGWPGSIAEFVDVVDELSDPNDAAAPAFHIVVPSLPGFGYSDKPTTTGWGTEKTAAAWVQLMDRLGYRQFLAHGGDWGGNITTVLGGRYPAHVLGIHTTFAESPPGLTTDGLTAAERRWTEETRDFWRHRAAYAKQQSTRPQTIGYSLVDSPVGLLAWILDKFAEWTDTQDSPFETISRDRLLDNVTLYWLTRSGASSARIYYESHNSLDPELRVDVPSAITIYPRDIEKYPRPWAEQRYRQIVRWNSPDAGGHFPSLEVPDYFVKDLQEGLAAVLAAQR
- a CDS encoding helix-turn-helix domain-containing protein, which produces MRRASFTEMNCSVAQSLEIVGEWWTLLIIRDALFGVTRFDEFSTRLGIARNVLTQRLDTLVEHGVLVKEPYQDKPIRYDYRLTDKGRDLWTVIAALRQWGDKWTAADGPPVITTHRGCGHTMTVEPACSECGEPVTRGSLRVHAGPGSRSDPFPERH
- a CDS encoding LuxR C-terminal-related transcriptional regulator; translated protein: MPQSDRPRSAGTSSREVLCQSIVVPLISESRRPATRLIIGLSGSGKTRLLHAVGNRLCEHGFTVVAGLRCTETDVDVLLIDDLDQLGDADLDALTELVYQGTHIVIAATRPRRRRSRLQSTIGALTREAPAVRLGALSHGEIADLVVQHADPALSPHVHELTAGVSCLVDAAVASLAAGPDGALPDAAVVREIRERLGTCTETELTVMALMTLGVDVGTTDVAEVLDLDFDRAAEVLDVVRCHGLLDGGDLLTAEVHRQAIATLGRRRTAQVERSLEELWRRNGGITTHLSAKLSADGVERSVDARLDEVAELIRAGTLTGVGGLLDALWPMVDDRQRVRATDLAAVTAQLNGHAERAACLTQWSSDHTSPDAIGSATRARWAVIAAAGGDLRDLGEFADPGLAGIGPQTSATVEVMVARGLASSMFGSSPAALHTLIRAAGIDRECAATRICADTAAATAALLAVHTGNLKRARTVLSRAPVADLPTYHSRRHQILLIWVALFEGDVEGAASELDALVETSGQSVVRPPRDALALAALRVAIARRRGDEAVILSVLPEAIDVLGEYTVDVFGLLFVGEIRMAAAQVGWSDRIATTVGDVARLIGQLGPSSQWSVIAHWHGVHAAINANAPTDVVPAAHALADAGRTNPYAAVLARAGRVWVEVLGGDVDIERVSSATRELEANGHIWDAARLAGQAALSASDTRTSGAMLQLARSHRVHSAATSAATPVQVRSAVAVLSEREREVANLLLSGITYRDIGERLFISAKTVEHHAARIRRRIGADTRSEMLTMLRAMHLGQDLAV
- a CDS encoding Hsp70 family protein — protein: MATALGITLGSRFLHAATFPAGEPCLQRSASVTVDATHNSGRPTECGTAEENPRVAAGGLTITGFVDRVGDPVPIAGPDGLGRPAEVLTAAAIKSIAAATADRFPSAPPMVVGYPAAWSSHQRTVLDAACRDAGLPSDLRSETDVVCALARLRELEDYPKAGLLAIADLGASGTTVAVVDAVDGTTVGDAVRIEEPAGNDLDHAVMRYVLGETIDDPTVMVAADPNLTSALTILRRRCVAAKEELSRSTVAVVDVDLPVYRGGVRITRTELEDLLVPSLGRPPSAIREILARAGRSTSELTALAAIGGGASVGLTTQHLSGEFHLPILVDEDPATSAARGAAMLAATRARPVVAPVASVGWVGTAASPTATSAEPDSDPSPTGPRPGRAGATSKPTASSDPSSARSVLDDGPDSRVPETGADSAMSGPVLRFADDAPHAAPDEDPSPPKTRRRAAIIVGAAVALVVTVGGSALAMSGGDNPTTPTEAPTSVTTTETPTSAPDVENGVTDEPPVVTQPEETAQQSTPEVPIPEVPSEISTPQVGSGGTDAGNNGGTDSGTGSGTGTGTGSGTDSGNSGGAGTDDGAGSGGGTDPNVRTGNGTDAAE
- a CDS encoding CGNR zinc finger domain-containing protein, with the translated sequence MTAQVPEFRLGNVLATSFTGTLSERHGEPVERIPTPSRLVDWLAVYGLEVASCTPTELELARQLREALHAAMTAAAVEDALPASAVRVINERSAQGRAAAILTPDGHRQWRLGSGSGIEDALGVIAADAISIIAGERDGKLALCASPTCQAAFFDASQSRSRRWCDMNTCGNRQKKARFNANQRKRV